One Candidatus Glassbacteria bacterium genomic region harbors:
- the ytxJ gene encoding bacillithiol system redox-active protein YtxJ, with protein sequence MFDWIRRFLFGGTGSDAADTEGGGAKMYRDIESVDRLIDESGGGPVLVFKHSSACPISTSAKGELDRWLEDNPDREIYLVVVQQRRDISNELEEKLGVLHETPQLLLLESGKAVQHWSHNQIRGEHLEEALG encoded by the coding sequence ATGTTCGACTGGATCAGGCGTTTTCTGTTCGGCGGGACCGGCTCAGACGCAGCTGACACAGAGGGGGGAGGGGCGAAAATGTACCGGGATATCGAATCGGTGGACAGACTGATCGATGAGAGCGGGGGAGGACCGGTGCTGGTTTTCAAGCACAGCAGCGCCTGCCCAATATCAACCTCGGCCAAAGGCGAACTGGACAGGTGGCTGGAGGACAATCCTGACCGGGAGATTTACCTGGTTGTGGTCCAGCAGCGGCGGGATATTTCCAACGAACTGGAAGAAAAACTGGGAGTCCTTCACGAGACCCCGCAGCTGCTGCTGCTCGAAAGTGGCAAGGCCGTGCAGCACTGGAGCCACAACCAGATCAGGGGCGAGCACCTGGAAGAGGCGCTGGGCTGA